Below is a genomic region from Spartinivicinus marinus.
AACAGTTATCTTTTTATAACAAAGCGATATGAGTGTCGCAACCAAAAAATGAATAATTGGTATCTAAAAAACCAGCAAGTGATAAACAGTCGTATTTCAATATCGACAATAGTCGTATTTACAAAAGGTGTACTTTTCTTGCGGTTAATTAAGGACAGAAGATGTTCATTTATTCTACAGTTGCTGCTTGATGTGACTTTATTAACGCTTTAGATTAGTCAAAAGCTAATTTAGCAAGACAGGTGTTACCAGAACACAAGAGCAAGTCCCTTCTCCCCTGTGGGGAGAAGGGCTCATTAGCTACTGCATAATGAGCGATAGCAACACTAATTGTTATAGAAAGTGCTAGCAGGGGAGGATGAAAGGATAGATAGAGACATAGCATAAAAGGTATTCACGAAGGCTATGGAGTAACAGGGTATTCTTCCGCCCCCCTTGAAGGCCCATCCCTGGACCATCAAGAGTTAAAAAGGCATCCATGCCTTAGCTTCAGAACACCCTGTTACTCCATATATCTGGCTTATGGTGTTGTTTGTTGGATTTGAAAGGTAGGTGGTAGGTTGTTTGGGTTGTATTTAATTGGGGTGGTCCAAGGGCGGTAGCGTTAAAAAATAATTCCTAAAAAATACATATTGAGTAGATAATTTAGATTGTAAAGGTATCATATGGAAAATGGCCCATTTGGTTCTAGAAGTATAATAGAAAAAAAAATTACAGAAGACACGTTAAGAAGTTTTCTAGTTGGTTTTGATCTCAATGATCAAGGAGAAAGCCAGTATAGATGGTCGAAATTAGTTCAAAAAATAACTAATGTAATTCATGAGTTCTCATTTGGTTTTCATGAAGGCACTACTACACATAATACACAAACACTTGAGAAATTAGTAGAAGCTGCAAATTCAATTTATAAGATTGATTCATTCCAGAAAGTTAGAGATATATATAGTAAAAATGACCATATTTCTGACGAGCTAGATGATAAGTATCTAAGGAGGGGGGAGTTTGGTGAGTTGATACTACACTTAATATTGCGTGATCATTTAAATACAATACCTCTACTATCTAAAATATACTTTAAAGATTCACTTGGGCATACCGTTCATGGGTTTGACTGTGTACATGTTGAGCCTGAAAGTAAAACTATGTGGCTGGGTGAATCAAAGTTATACATAGATCCAAAAAGAGGTTTGAGTGAACTAATTAGAGATATAGAAGAGCACTTTAAGACTAATTATTTAGACTCAGAGTTTAGTTTGATTGCGAAAAAAATAAAGCACTTTAATAATATTCCTGGGTCTGATCATTGGAAGAAGTTGTTGTCAAATACTACTAAACTTAAAGATAAGTTAGATGAAATATATATTCCTTTGCTTTGTACTTATAGTTGTGACTTATTTGAAAAATATGATGATGAAAACAAAGAGGAGTTTGTTAATGAGTATGAGGATAAAATCAGAAAATTAAAAAAATATTTTGATGATAGGAATAACCACCCGTTAAGATCTAGGCTGAAAATAATCGTGATGTTGTTGCCTGTCAAGTGTAAAAAGGAATTAGTAAAAAGGCTTCATAAGAAGTTATCTCTACTTCAGTCAGTAGGTGATGAATGAAATGAATGGAATAGTTAAAGAAATTGTATCAAAAGAAACTTTTGACTTTGATAAGACGTTTTATATATATAAAGAATGCTCACGACTTCTAATTGAAGATGAAGAGAAAGGAATCTATTTATTAATAAATATATTAAACTATAGAAGAAAATTTTCATCGAAGTTGAATGAAATGTTGGCAGATATAATAGAGTCAATTGGATTTAATCCATATGTTCTAAAGGAAAAGCTAACACTTTCATCCACAAGTGCAAATATAAGGTTAAACTCTAATATTTCAAATTATATTGAAGGAAGGTATTTTCATGATGAACAAAAAAATATATTAGATTTGATTAAGGCAAAAATAAATGTAATTATAAGTGCTGCACCTACAAGTTTTGGAAAAAGTCTACTAATAGAAGAAATTGTAGCTTCTTGTATGTATAGCAATATTGTAGTTATTCAGCCAACATTGGCTCTCTTAGATGAGACTAGAAAAAAACTAACCAAATATAACGATAAGTATAAGTTGATTGTTAGGACTACTCAGGAGCCATCAGTTGAAAAAAAGAACCTATTCCTATTGACTTCTGAAAGAGTTAATGAATATAAAAATTTTCCATATATTGACTTTCTGGTTATCGATGAATTCTATAAACTTAGCTCAAACAGAGAAGATGAAAGGTCAGACTCACTTAATAACGCATTTCAATACATACTTGTAAAATACAGTCCAAATTTTTATCTTTTAGGGCCAAACATTGATGGAATATCTGAAGGGTTTGCTGAGAAATATAATGCAGTATTTTATAAAACAAAATATAATATGGTTGCTTGTGAGCAAATAGATATATATAAAAAACATAAAGGTAAGTTTGGGAGTAAAAATGAAAAGAAAATATATAAAGAAAAAATACTATTTGAGTTGCTGTATCAGTTAAAGGGGCAAAATACGATAGTTTACTGCTCTTCACCAAATAGAGCAAGGTACCTATCGAGAGAGTATTATGAATTTCTTTGTGATAAAAAATTCCCTATAAAAAATCTTGATTTGCCTATAATTGAATGGATTGAAAACTATATTTCAAATGAATGGTCCTTAATTGATTGTTTAAAGTATGGGGTATGTGTACATGATGGCGCTTTACAAAAACATATAACATCAACGTTGATTGATTACTTTAATAAAGGAATAGTAAATATTCTTTTTTGTACCTCTACAATAATCGAAGGTGTCAATACAGTAGCTAAAAATGTTGTTTTTTTTGATAATAAGAAAGGTGGGAATAAAATTGATTTTTTTGATTACTCAAATATTAAAGGAAGAGCTGGCAGGTTGATGGAGCATTATATAGGAAGGATATATAATTTTAATGAAATACCAAAAAAAGATCAAATATACATAGATATACCCTTTCATGAACAAAGCCCTGTCTCAGATGAAGTACTAATAAATATTAATGAAGAAAATATTGTAAATAAAGAGAGTGAGCAATATAAATATATATCAAGCTTGCCTAATGAAAAAAGGGAAATGTTTTCAAAAAATTCGTTGTATATCAAAGGACAGGATGGACTTGTTGACAAATTAAGAAGTGAAATAGATGAAAATTATAATTTGATCTGTTGGGATAAACTGCCTAAGTACGAGCAACTAGATTACTGTTTAGGTCTTGCATGGGAGTTCCTTATCAAGCCTAATGAATCAGTGAAACCAATGACAAGAAAGAAACTTGTAAAGGTTACATTTGATTATGGGGTATATAAAAATATAAATACGCTAATAAAAAATAACTATGAATATAAGAGAAAAATAAAGTCAAATTTGACAAGTAAAGAAGTTTTTGATGAGGCAATATGTGAAGCATTTCAGATACTAAGGCATTGGTTTCAATATAAAGTTCCAAAGTGGCTATTAGTTGTGAATGAAATTCAAAAATTTGTGTGTAATGAAAGAGGGATAAGGTCTGGTAATTATGTGTTTTATGCTACATCAATAGAAACTGATTTTATACGTGAAAATTTAACTATCTTATCTGAATATGGTATTCCAAAAACAGCGATTAATAAAATGTCAAAATATATAAATCCAAGTATAAATCAAGACTTTGTATTAAAAGAGATATTTAATAATAGATTATATGAAAAGCCTGGATTGTTAGAATATGAGAGAATAAAAATAATTGAAAATTTAAATAAAAAATATTAACTCATAAATGGCTGGTGAATGCATATGAAAATAATTGAGTAGGAAGTATAAATGCACATTCTATTCCCCAGTGACTACTTCAAACCATCTCAACCCGATGAAATGTATCAAGCTCAGGCTGAAGCATTCGATAATAAAGGTATTCAGTATTCAACGATTAGCTTAGACGAGTTAAGCCCATTATCAAGAATAACGCCAGCAGTATCTAATGATGTTATCTACCGTGGTTGGATGTTAAATGAACAAGAGTACCAAAATTTGTGTGTATCTATTGCAAGCAGTGGTGGTACACCTTATATAAGCGTTGAGTCATATTTAGCTTTACATCACCTACCAAACTGGTATGAATTGATAGCTGATCTAACGCCAGAAACGATCATCTTACCTAAAGATTGTAATCTTGAGTTAGAGTTGAAAAATATAGGTTGGGAAAGTTACTTTATCAAAGACTATGTGAAGTCATTGAAGACATCAGTCGGGTCAATAATCAATGAACCATCACAAGCGGTAACGGTTGCTGATGAAATGAAGAAATTCCGTGGTAAGATTGAAGGTGGATTTTGTATTCGAAAAGTTGAAAACTTTTTGCCAGATACTGAAGAGAGATATTTTGTCCTTGATGGTAAGGTATTTGCTTCAGAGAAAAGCCAGTCTATACCTGAAATAGTGGTAGAGTGTGCCAGCCGAATAGCATCACGATTCTTTTCTATCGATCTCACCGAAACAAAAGAGGGTAAAGAAAGAGTAGTTGAAGTGGGTGATGGGCAGGTTTCTGACATAGTTGGTTGGTCACCTGAACGCTTTGCTAGGATTTTTGTTGATGGTTAAGAAAACTATGAAATCAGGTAGACCTACAAAAGTAGCTATAAATCATGATAATTATCATGCTGAACATATAGGAAGAACTACAGATGAACTTCAGTTCTTTTTAACTACTCCATTTGAGCCTGCAACTAATGACTCTGATGGTTGTGAATATATTGCTCTTTTTAAATTTGACTTAAATGGAAATCTTGTTGACTCTTATATCGATTGTTTAGGCCCAAGAGGATCGTATGATGATGAAGAAAGAACAAAAAAATATGTAGCACTTTTAAGCAGCCTTGGAGAAGTAGATTATTGTCGAATTGAAGTTAAACCATTTTCTGTAAAATATAATAGTGTAAATATTGGTCTTATTGTAAGAGAGCCAGAATACGAAGAGGATGTATGGGCAGTAGAGTTATTACCTGGTAACTATATGGCATTCTTTGAGCCATGGGATAGTGGTGAGTACGATACGTAATCATGAAATTCAACCGAATAGGTATCGCTAAAAGACTAATCCTTGCTGAAAAGTATAAGCAGGCAAAGAAGTTATTAATTCCTTTGGCTAAACAAGGTAACGCTGAAGCTCAACTTATTCTAGGTTATTTGTATTATGGTGGTGACCCGGAAATGTCTGCCAAGGAATCTGAGTATTGGCTTAAAAAAAGTGCAAATAATAAACATCCAGAAGCTGTAGCTTTACTTGCGAATACCAATTATAAGAAAGGTTGCTGGTCTTCTGTACCTAGTACCCAAAAAGCGATTAAACAACTAGAATGGGCTGCAAGGAAGGGTTCAGCTGAAGCACAAAGAAGCCTTGCATGTGCTTATGCACATGGTGAAGTCGTTCCTTTAGATAACAATAAGGTTATGTATTGGGATGAATTGGCTGCAAAACAAGGATTAGCTGAGTCTCAAAACGACTTAGCGCTGATGCTGCTTTCTGGAGAAGGTGGTAAAGCTGATATAGAGCAAGCCATTTATTGGTATGAACAATCAGCTAGCAAAGACCATAATGTACCTCATGCACAGTGGGCTGCTGAAATGCTAGCTAGTATTTATATGGGTGAATTTGATACACAATATCTAAATGAAGAAAAAGCCAGTTATTGGCAGGCTAGAGCTTCTTACTTAAGCACGCTCAGTTTTCGGTCGCACCCCGATTGGTTTTATAAATGAAACAACACCCACAAAAGCAACTCTTCAAAACAAAGCTTATACAGTTGTTAGATAACTATACAACTGTTGATAAACTTTTCCCTGTATTGAAGTATCTATATGACTTTTTCAATAGCACTTTACTACCAGCCGTCCCGTTTAAGGTTGAACTGATAAAAACAGCCAGTATTCAATACAGTGTTTTCTATGAAGCTTCACCTGATATGTCTGAACAAGCGATTCAAATTACTAATACACGCTATGATGCTTATTTATGGACTGAAGGTAATGGTTGGTGCTTAAATGATGATTTTTATTCAGTTGATGAAATTGCTGAAAACGTTGTAATAAGCGTGCCATTTGAGGATGTGCCTGAAAATGTGAAAGAGCTTGAATGGTTGCTTGCTAATAAGTTTTGGTTGTTGATTTTAGAACAACTGCCTTGTTTTGGTGAAACAGCGCCTGCTGATACCGAAGAACTCATATCATGGGATGATAACTATAGCCAAAGCGAATGGTTTTTAGGGGAGGCCGTCAAGAGATGAAGCCCCATGAGTTTATGTTTTTATAAATGATTGGGGTGAAGAGCGAGGACAACAAACCTTAAAAATAATTCGAGAAGGGTATATGTGTTAGCTGGTACAAGTCTAGAGAATATGGAGATCTTATCCAGAGCTGAATGGGATAACCTCTGTAATAGAGAGCAAAGATGGTTTGAAGAGTAATCAATTAACACTGTATGAGTAAAAAAATGTACATACTCCCAAGTAAATTTACAGGAATAAATGCTGAACCAATATCATTTGCTAAGTTCAAAGCACTATGTTATTCACTTCAACTGCTTGGGCTAATTCATGTACATAAAGTAGATGGATATAATTATCCAAATAACTATTATATGGCTGAAGTCTCTGATAAAGCAGGTAAATTTTACTTTTATCAAAACTGTTTTGCTCCTGTTGGTGGCTTTGGAGTAATAACTGAACATACAGAAGAATATTTTGATAAAAAAGAGTTAGTCAATGCAATTGCTACAGCAGGTAATGAATTAATTATTCTTTCTGCTAGCGAATTAGATGAACAAGTGACGAATGCTCATTTATCTGAACTTAATCAGGAAGAGCTAAAAGTAGTGAAACAATGGTTGCCTAGTTCAGTAGGTAAACTGTTGTTTTCGTGGTATTTTGACTAAGTTAAAGCAACTTTAGTATCGATAGATTTTGAATAGTCTTTAATTAAATAAAAATGACCCTACTAGAATTTTACAATGAAACTAGACAAACGTTTCCTGAAATTACTATAAAAGCAGATAAAGAGCATATTAGACTGTGGGATGAAATTGATCCGGAGTTTGCTTACAGTTGGTTTGAGAGCTTGGCTAAGGCGCTTAATCGTGAAATGACCATGTCTGAGAATGCTGGTAAATATATAGAGTTATTCAACTATATGAGCAGTAATTTCAGAAAGGGAAACAAAGAAGTAAAAAACTGTATAGATGTTGCCTTTACCGAAAACTTATTCTGGCAAGTACCTAAAGATAAAATCAAACCTTATTGGTTAGCTTTACCTGATGAGTTAAAAAAGCTTTATATTGACTTTCATAGAAGAGAGCCAATATGATGAAAAAAGATATTTTATTAGAAACGTTTTAAAGTCATAGGATAGATGTTAAATATTAAATAATGAGTGAGAAAAAAGTTTCTTTTTTATATAGTTGGCCATTCTTAGTTTCATTAGGGGTGCTTTTGGTAAATGATTTATATCTCAAAGAGGCCTTCTCTAATTGGGTAACAGGTAAACTATCAGACTTCTCAGGGTTATGCTTGGTTTCGATGATAGTTTTTTACATGTTTCCTCAATATAAGAAGCTATGTGCGGTGCTTATTGGTTCAGGGTTTGTTTTATGGAAAAGTCAATATTCTCAGTCTTTGATTGATGTGTTTAATAATATTGGCTTTATATACTATGATCGAGTAGTGGATTATGCTGATCTAGTTGCCCTGGCAATAATACCTTTAGCAGCATCTTTTGCAAAACAATCATATAAATATAAGACCAAAACTCGGCTAACTAACGTGCTGAAGATACCTATTGTTCTTTTATCAATATTTGCAATTACAGGTACATCAGTGATGATACCTCGTCATGAGTATACGATACGAAAAAGTAGTGAAAATGAACAAATTGATATGGTTTTAGCGTTTAACTTGTTAAAAAGAATTGCTGAAAAGCATGAACTAGTCTGTTATCAATGTTTGGCTGGTAAGGAAAATGGTATCTTTAGAAATGATGACATTAATTTAGAATATTATTTTAACGGTAAAAGAGGGATATTTTTCAAAGTAACTGGTCAACCAGGAGGCGTATTTATTGGTGGTAGCTCTTATCCTGAGATGGAAAAATTGAAGCATGATCTTCAATCAGCTTTTGGTAAAGAGTTTGACAACATGGAATTTGTTATCAAATTGCAGCACTATAAATAGAACTATTATAAAACATATATACAGAAGTAAATAAAAATATGAAAATACCCAAACAAAATAAACACTGGCTAAAAGAGTGTCAAAAGGCATTATCAGCGGCTGAGGAAAAAGCCAAAACAGAAGTCACTGACATTCACTACTTATACAGGTGGCTCCTGACTTAGTTATTAAGGAAAGAGAAATCACTAATGATGATATAATTTCTGAAATAAAGGAGTTTATAGAGGATGCTGTTAAAAGTGATTGGGACTTAGATGAACGATCTAAAAGTCGTTACAAGTTTCACTTCGTATGGTCTTACATATACTCCCACGTCGCTGCTGAGTTGCTTGATGAAATGGTTGCTGATCGTATTATGGAGTATGTCAATGACAATATGCAATTATTTAATAATTGAAAATATCTGTTTAAAGAATTAATTATGGAAAAAGTAGTACAACTCGCAATAAAAGAGCTTCAAGCAAAGTACAACCCCCATACAGTTATTTTATATGGTTCAGTGGCTAGAAATGAAGCTACTGACACAAGCGATATTGATATCGCCTGCTTTTGTGATAGAGAAGATGAAGTAAAAGACGCTCGAATTTTTCATGGCATTTATCTGGATGCTTGGATTTATCCAACATCAGCATTGGAAGAGGTTCCAGATACTGCTTTGCGTTTTGCTGATGGTATTGCGGTAGTTGATAAACAGGGTTATGGAAAGAACTATATTGATAAGGTAAATAAAAAGCTAGCTAAAGGGGTTGATAAAGTTAGTGACTCTGATTTGGCTCATGTAAAAGCATGGCTAAATAAAATGCTAACCCGTGCGGCTATTGATGATATGGAAGGCAATTATCGTCGAACATGGCTTCAGTTTGAATTACTAGAAACCTATTTTAAAACGCGTGGCTTGTGGTTTTTAGGCCATAAAAAGAGTTTTAGTTATCTTGAGAGTAATGATCCAGAGGCTTACGCTTTGTTTAGGCATACTTACCTTAATCCAAAGGATCACCAGAACTTAGAAAAACTAGTACAGTATATAATGGGTCAATAGTGTTTATGTTATGAGTATGGGGAGTATATGTACAAAGGCAGTTGTCTCTGTGGTGAAGTAACCTATCAGTTAAAAAGTGAGCCTAAAAAAGTCACTAATTGCCACTGTAAAATGTGTCAGAAGCAACATGGAGCTGCGTTCGCTACTTACGGAAGTGTGCTGAAATCTGATTTAGTCTATTTAACAGGTCTCGATAAGTTAGTCTCTTATAACTCTTCAGGATCGATTGCTAGAAAATTTTGTAGTTGTTGTGGTTCAAGTATTGAATGGAGTGGTAGCAAAGCCTTTTCAGAATGGGTATCGATTGCAATTGCAACATTAGATACTCATTACAAGCCAGAAAAAATTGCTGATATTTATACAGAGACGAAAGCTTGTTGGTTAGTCAAACAGACTTAATTTTATAGCTTGCTTGTAAACTTTCTGTGCTTTAAGTTGTTATAGCCTGCTACACATATATCCAAAAGGCTGAATATTAAACGTTTAAATTGTCAAGGAGACACAACAGACATGTCAAAAAATAAGTTTAACGGCGTATTTAACCGGTCTCTAGTAAAAGCAACTGCTTGCTTATCTGTATTGCTGTTTACATCTACTGCGATGGCGATGAATAAAGCAGTTGAAGAAGTCAACAACGACTTAACGAATGATTACCAACCAGCCATTGAAGATTTGCATGGGTTGCAAGTGACAGAAAAGTTAGCTTCTATTGTAGTAACCAGTACTGGATGTACTAAGAAAGAAGACTTTATTGTTGTATCAGATAAGTCAGTACCACCTAAAGTAACATTTATACGTCTAAAGCCGGATTATTGTCGTGCAGCTTCTCGTCCTTATCTAATTAGGTTTTCGTTAGAAGAGGTCGGTGCTCGTAAGTTTAGTGTAGTGAATCCGGTTATACCTAGTCCGTCTGACTTTTAATATATACTCTTCGCGAATGATTTTTAGGCTTTGTTACCTTCTCTCTTCACCCCAGTCATTTAGTTTATCTAAACTCCTGGGGGCAAGTCTGCTACTGTATGACTTGCGGTAGCTACTTTAATTGACATAAAAGTGCTACTGGGACTCATCGTTCGGTGGCCGCCCCTAAAAGTCGTTCGCTTTGACTATACTTTTCATCAAGGGTAATTCTGTTAATAATACCTAAAAATAAATCGTGATTAGTATAAATAAGTAAAGGTAGTTCAAAAAACATAGTAACCGCTTTCCAAAAAGCACAGTCAGTACGTGTTTTTTGGATTTTGTTTTCGAGTAAAGTAAATCGTTAGTGTCTTGCTAAGATTTATACTGTAATACAAAAGATATAGCATTAAATTGATGTTATATACGGTAGTAAATCATGTATAAATGTAATAGGGAGTTAACAATAGTGATGAATAATTCTTCTAACCTGTATTGGGGACTAACAGCTCAGGATATACCTGGTCTACAGTTAAATAAATTAAAAAATATTGTTGAGTTTCATTATAGCAATAACAGCATTTACCGTCGGTTATTGGATGATAGTGGTGTTAATCCCTCTCAATTAACTTCACTCGATCAGCTGAGTTTATTACCCATTATTGATCCTCAGCAGCTTAAACAAGATAAGTTTCCCAGTTTTTGCTCGTTGCCTTTAAGTGAAATTACTACTTTTATAGAAACGTCTGGTTCTACTGGCAAACCTAAGCTAATTCCTGTGGCTAACAATGAAGCCTCTCATATTTATAAGCATGTTGCTCAGATGTTAAGTGTTGCTGGTGTAGGTTCACCTTATACTGATAACGGTCGCGCTAATAGATCAATATATTGTATGTTTCCCACTGGACCTTGGCCATCCAGTTTTTTTATTCAGAATGGCTGCGAGCAACTTGGACCAACGGTGAGAGCGGATGTGCGGATGCCGATTCATTGGCATAAAGATAAGTTAGCGTTACTAAGACCGGCTGATGTAATTACTTATCCATCGTTTCTATCTTATTTTTATGATCAGTTAAAAAATGAGCTGGAATTTTCTGAATTAGGTATTCAGCGAATAGTAATTGGTGGTGAACCTTTTACAGAGGCTTTTCGTGAAAAAATGGAGGCAGCATTTCATTGTAAGATTTATGATATATATGGCTGTGGTGAAATTGGTGTGGCTTCCATTGAGTGTTCACATAGTCGAGCCACGGGGTACACCCATTGGTGTGCACCAGAACTACTGCTAGAAGTAGTAGACCCAGAAACCATGAAGCCTGTTGAGGATGGTGAAGTAGGTACGATGGTGGTGACAAACCTCTGGCGTAAAAGCACACCAATTATACGGTATGCGATGGGTGACATTATTTGTAAAACGACTAAACAATGTGAATGTGGTAGTAGCTTACCTTTGGTGAGTAGAATTAAAGGACGTCAAGATGATACATTTTGCTATGGCGCGGCTAACTTGTACCCTGATCAAATAAACCAGGCAGTTACCAGAGCAGGTTATAGTGATAAATATGTATTAAAAATTATAGATAAACCCGATGAAATAGCTGCTGAACTTGTTATGCAGTTGGAGTATGAAGG
It encodes:
- a CDS encoding nucleotidyltransferase family protein encodes the protein MEKVVQLAIKELQAKYNPHTVILYGSVARNEATDTSDIDIACFCDREDEVKDARIFHGIYLDAWIYPTSALEEVPDTALRFADGIAVVDKQGYGKNYIDKVNKKLAKGVDKVSDSDLAHVKAWLNKMLTRAAIDDMEGNYRRTWLQFELLETYFKTRGLWFLGHKKSFSYLESNDPEAYALFRHTYLNPKDHQNLEKLVQYIMGQ
- a CDS encoding helicase-related protein, whose translation is MNGIVKEIVSKETFDFDKTFYIYKECSRLLIEDEEKGIYLLINILNYRRKFSSKLNEMLADIIESIGFNPYVLKEKLTLSSTSANIRLNSNISNYIEGRYFHDEQKNILDLIKAKINVIISAAPTSFGKSLLIEEIVASCMYSNIVVIQPTLALLDETRKKLTKYNDKYKLIVRTTQEPSVEKKNLFLLTSERVNEYKNFPYIDFLVIDEFYKLSSNREDERSDSLNNAFQYILVKYSPNFYLLGPNIDGISEGFAEKYNAVFYKTKYNMVACEQIDIYKKHKGKFGSKNEKKIYKEKILFELLYQLKGQNTIVYCSSPNRARYLSREYYEFLCDKKFPIKNLDLPIIEWIENYISNEWSLIDCLKYGVCVHDGALQKHITSTLIDYFNKGIVNILFCTSTIIEGVNTVAKNVVFFDNKKGGNKIDFFDYSNIKGRAGRLMEHYIGRIYNFNEIPKKDQIYIDIPFHEQSPVSDEVLININEENIVNKESEQYKYISSLPNEKREMFSKNSLYIKGQDGLVDKLRSEIDENYNLICWDKLPKYEQLDYCLGLAWEFLIKPNESVKPMTRKKLVKVTFDYGVYKNINTLIKNNYEYKRKIKSNLTSKEVFDEAICEAFQILRHWFQYKVPKWLLVVNEIQKFVCNERGIRSGNYVFYATSIETDFIRENLTILSEYGIPKTAINKMSKYINPSINQDFVLKEIFNNRLYEKPGLLEYERIKIIENLNKKY
- a CDS encoding GFA family protein, translated to MYKGSCLCGEVTYQLKSEPKKVTNCHCKMCQKQHGAAFATYGSVLKSDLVYLTGLDKLVSYNSSGSIARKFCSCCGSSIEWSGSKAFSEWVSIAIATLDTHYKPEKIADIYTETKACWLVKQT
- a CDS encoding DUF7674 family protein; its protein translation is MTLLEFYNETRQTFPEITIKADKEHIRLWDEIDPEFAYSWFESLAKALNREMTMSENAGKYIELFNYMSSNFRKGNKEVKNCIDVAFTENLFWQVPKDKIKPYWLALPDELKKLYIDFHRREPI
- a CDS encoding phenylacetate--CoA ligase family protein, which encodes MNNSSNLYWGLTAQDIPGLQLNKLKNIVEFHYSNNSIYRRLLDDSGVNPSQLTSLDQLSLLPIIDPQQLKQDKFPSFCSLPLSEITTFIETSGSTGKPKLIPVANNEASHIYKHVAQMLSVAGVGSPYTDNGRANRSIYCMFPTGPWPSSFFIQNGCEQLGPTVRADVRMPIHWHKDKLALLRPADVITYPSFLSYFYDQLKNELEFSELGIQRIVIGGEPFTEAFREKMEAAFHCKIYDIYGCGEIGVASIECSHSRATGYTHWCAPELLLEVVDPETMKPVEDGEVGTMVVTNLWRKSTPIIRYAMGDIICKTTKQCECGSSLPLVSRIKGRQDDTFCYGAANLYPDQINQAVTRAGYSDKYVLKIIDKPDEIAAELVMQLEYEGPEQQDIIANKINNQLASLSMEYKTIVRLAKFRPPIQVKCVKPGALFSQGMTKLKRIKRVSVSSEYKSS
- a CDS encoding tetratricopeptide repeat protein, which encodes MKFNRIGIAKRLILAEKYKQAKKLLIPLAKQGNAEAQLILGYLYYGGDPEMSAKESEYWLKKSANNKHPEAVALLANTNYKKGCWSSVPSTQKAIKQLEWAARKGSAEAQRSLACAYAHGEVVPLDNNKVMYWDELAAKQGLAESQNDLALMLLSGEGGKADIEQAIYWYEQSASKDHNVPHAQWAAEMLASIYMGEFDTQYLNEEKASYWQARASYLSTLSFRSHPDWFYK
- a CDS encoding ATP-grasp domain-containing protein, which gives rise to MHILFPSDYFKPSQPDEMYQAQAEAFDNKGIQYSTISLDELSPLSRITPAVSNDVIYRGWMLNEQEYQNLCVSIASSGGTPYISVESYLALHHLPNWYELIADLTPETIILPKDCNLELELKNIGWESYFIKDYVKSLKTSVGSIINEPSQAVTVADEMKKFRGKIEGGFCIRKVENFLPDTEERYFVLDGKVFASEKSQSIPEIVVECASRIASRFFSIDLTETKEGKERVVEVGDGQVSDIVGWSPERFARIFVDG
- a CDS encoding HamA C-terminal domain-containing protein; amino-acid sequence: MENGPFGSRSIIEKKITEDTLRSFLVGFDLNDQGESQYRWSKLVQKITNVIHEFSFGFHEGTTTHNTQTLEKLVEAANSIYKIDSFQKVRDIYSKNDHISDELDDKYLRRGEFGELILHLILRDHLNTIPLLSKIYFKDSLGHTVHGFDCVHVEPESKTMWLGESKLYIDPKRGLSELIRDIEEHFKTNYLDSEFSLIAKKIKHFNNIPGSDHWKKLLSNTTKLKDKLDEIYIPLLCTYSCDLFEKYDDENKEEFVNEYEDKIRKLKKYFDDRNNHPLRSRLKIIVMLLPVKCKKELVKRLHKKLSLLQSVGDE